Proteins from one Dromiciops gliroides isolate mDroGli1 chromosome 6, mDroGli1.pri, whole genome shotgun sequence genomic window:
- the LOC122732177 gene encoding probable E3 ubiquitin-protein ligase TRIML1: protein MDVRGLIESLKEDLTCSICLGYFTDPVTVKCGHTFCTQCLLQCRKGGDDTFTCPECRGLINYRNFTPNKSLQNLSNTGKMLRPHLLQSMVGLTTCDQHGEQEKLFCEEDQRPLCESCSLAPEHKHHHVLPMDKATEKYKEDANSLKQSIFSEYEKIYQFLRNEENQHLLRLGQEFRNNMAKHKVNKAKLLLEIQKLQRMVLDVEENLDKAPSEMFRHAQVAPTTVMPSEPSKLFCSVSCQWTQMTPEERDITLDPETANPHLILSEDMKHVKCGSFLQILPDSEEISVDYFIVLGAQTFTSGKHYWEIEWGDNTEWEVGVCKVSAIQNGNLSILPEDICALEGYRCVNDFFFWKLQHGHFVSEPIDKMGIFLDYEKGHIAFYNVVEENLIFSSPEMNFQGTLRPYFALSRHNEEGTLASLSICPRSK, encoded by the exons ATGGATGTCAGAGGGTTAATTGAAAGCCTAAAGGAGGATCTCACTTGCTCTATATGTCTGGGCTACTTCACTGACCCAGTGACTGTAAAATGTGGCCACACCTTTTGCACACAGTGTCTTCTCCAGTGTAGGAAGGGAGGTGATGACACATTCACCTGCCCAGAGTGCAGAGGACTCATAAATTACAGAAATTTCACACCCAACAAGAGCCTGCAGAATCTGTCCAACACTGGCAAAATGCTCAGGCCTCATTTACTGCAGAGCATGGTGGGCCTGACCACCTGTGATCAACATGGGGAACAAGAGAAGCTCTTCTGTGAGGAAGACCAGAGACCCCTCTGTGAGTCTTGTTCATTAGCCCCAGAGCACAAGCATCATCATGTTCTTCCCATGGACAAGGCTACTGAAAAATACAAG GAGGACGCAAATTCTCTCAAACAATCAATTTTTTCTGAATATGAGAAAATTTACCAGTTCTTACGGAATGAAGAAAACCAACACCTGCTAAGATTGGGACAGGAATTCAGAAACAACATGGCCAAACATAAAGTGAACAAAGCCAAACTATTACTAGAAATCCAAAAACTCCAAAGAATGGTATTAGATGTGGAGGAGAATTTGGACAAGGCACCATCAGAAATGTTTCGG CATGCACAAGTGGCCCCAACCACTGTTATGCCATCGGAACCTTCCAAGTTGTTCTGTTCTGTATCTTGCCAGTGGACACAGATGACACctgaggaga GGGATATAACTCTGGATCCTGAAACAGCCAATCCTCATCTCATCTTGTCTGAAGATATGAAGCATGTCAAGTGTGGAAGTTTCCTACAGATCCTGCCTGACAGTGAAGAAATATCTGtggattattttattgtattGGGGGCTCAGACCTTTACCTCAGGCAAACACTATTGGGAAATAGAGTGGGGAGATAATACAGAGTGGGAAGTGGGTGTCTGTAAAGTTTCAGCCATCCAAAATGGGAACCTTTCCATATTACCTGAGGATATATGTGCACTAGAAGGCTACAGATGTGtaaatgatttcttcttctggaaatTACAACATGGCCATTTTGTGAGTGAGCCCATAGATAAGATGGGCATTTTTCTTGATTATGAAAAGGGACATATAGCATTTTACAATGTCGTAGAAGAAAACCTTATCTTCAGTTCCCCAGAAATGAACTTTCAAGGGACTCTTCGCCCTTACTTTGCTCTTTCCCGTCATAATGAAGAAGGAACTCTTGCATCACTCAGTATATGTCCCAGGAGCAAGTGA